CTGCCGCAAATATGCTCAAGAAACCGGTGCCGTGGTTAATAATTTTAGCTGTTTTGGCTATTGTGGCCTATATGTTTTTCTTGATTGGGGAAAACAAGCAGTTGAAAAAATTCATTGATTTGCAACAAAAAGTAGAGCAACCAAACATCAAGACTGATGATTCAAAACGCAAAGCGACTGAGCAACCTCAGCGCCTGGATACCTTTGCCAACTACACCGAAACCGCTGCCGGACTTAACCTCGAGATGGTGGCCGTTCAAGGCGGCACTTTTGCCATGGGCTGCACCAGCGAGCAAGGCAGCGATTGCGAGGATGACGAAATGCCCACTCACTGGGTAATGGTAAGCGATTTTTATATCGGGAAGTTTGAAGTAACCCAAAAGCAATGGCGAGCAGTAATGGGAAGCGATCCGCTGGAATTGCTCTTTAAAGGCTGCGATGATTGTCCGGTAGAAAACGTAAGCTGGAATGATATTCAGGAATTTATCAAAAAGTTGAACCAAAAAACCAGAAAGAAATACCGTTTACCAGCAGAAGCCGAATGGGAGTTTGCAGCGAGAGGCGGAACGCAAAGCAAGGGATTTAAATACGCCGGAAGCAACAATATTGGTGAAGTGGCGTGGTATGATAAAAATAGTGGTAGCA
The DNA window shown above is from Bacteroidales bacterium and carries:
- a CDS encoding formylglycine-generating enzyme family protein, which produces MTSAEALKIFGNVDTTNHDAIEKRYKELIQENDQWINEYAQDDNQRAIYRAGRQSITEAYNLLSNKYRTMVTDGKVGNPDSTAGKPLEVKKEPPPPTQPPAANMLKKPVPWLIILAVLAIVAYMFFLIGENKQLKKFIDLQQKVEQPNIKTDDSKRKATEQPQRLDTFANYTETAAGLNLEMVAVQGGTFAMGCTSEQGSDCEDDEMPTHWVMVSDFYIGKFEVTQKQWRAVMGSDPLELLFKGCDDCPVENVSWNDIQEFIKKLNQKTRKKYRLPAEAEWEFAARGGTQSKGFKYAGSNNIGEVAWYDKNSGSKTNPVGRKKANELGICDMSGNVWEWCSDWHGSDYYKSSPQNNPQGTSSGTQRVMRGGSWFNSTPECRVAYRGGGTPDYRYDGDGFRLAYSTEK